A region of Zeugodacus cucurbitae isolate PBARC_wt_2022May chromosome 5, idZeuCucr1.2, whole genome shotgun sequence DNA encodes the following proteins:
- the LOC105208915 gene encoding uncharacterized protein LOC105208915: MDSHKDILRPLSEDEFKELLQLYRAKYGEQNYHYLLMYNQNKWNEQLKNLNCNVKTGDAADIWLSFRKNFYTYRDGDFRQFGTYVSLHYDILQSVSFHSWEPSQAEVLKCLRETNLIKWQEGPLLTNVDLELCDEVKMIAIANGASVQRARLCLFLILEHEKAAVYALEHLKAGYTVEKLSGNNAALIHELWPNKKEGSLAYVRGLIELNQTAGIFSDTNGELVAWAFQNDFSGLGILQVLPTEQRKGLGGFLAAYLCKQVAAVEQVHLSAWIVSENYKSKALLGKIGFKEVAKAEWIQLNKA; this comes from the exons ATGGACAGCCACAAAGATATTCTACGTCCACTTTCGGAGGACGAATTCAAAGAATTACTACAGTTATATCGGGCGAAATATGGCGAGCAAAACTACCATTACCTGTTGATGTACAATCAAAACAAATGGAATGAGCAGCTGAAGAATTTGAATTGCAATGTGAAAACTGGCGACGCAGCAGACATATGGTTGTCGTTCCGGAAAAACTTTTATACTTACCGAGATGGTGATTTTAGGCAGTTTGGTACCTATGTGAGCCTGCACTATGATATT CTCCAAAGCGTCTCATTTCACTCGTGGGAGCCAAGTCAGGCGGAAGTATTAAAGTGTTTGCGTGAAACTAATTTGATCAAGTGGCAAGAGGGGCCGTTATTAACAAATGTTGACCTTGAATTATGTGATGAGGTGAAAATGATCGCCATAGCGAACGGTGCAAGTGTGCAACGTGCGCGTTTAtgcttatttttaatattggaGCATGAGAAAGCGGCTGTTTATGCTTTGGAGCA CTTAAAAGCTGGTTACACTGTTGAAAAGTTAAGCGGCAATAATGCAGCACTCATACATGAGTTGTGGCCCAATAAGAAGGAAGGCTCATTGGCGTATGTACGCGGTCTAATTGAGTTAAATCAGACTGCGGGCATTTTTAGTGATACAAATGGTGAATTGGTTGCATGGGCGTTTCAAAATGATTTCTCTGGTTTAGG TATTCTACAGGTGTTGCCAACGGAACAACGTAAGGGTTTAGGCGGCTTTTTGGCTGCATATTTATGCAAACAAGTGGCCGCTGTGGAGCAAGTGCATTTATCAGCTTGGATTGTTAGTGAAAACTACAAATCGAAAGCGTTATTGGGAAAGATCGGGTTTAAGGAAGTGGCAAAGGCAGAGTGGATACAATTAAACAAAGCATAG
- the LOC105208916 gene encoding protein tilB yields the protein MVKITEELVRKKCEHNECLISTLEELSLHQEDIERIEHLQNWCRDLKILLLQSNLIGKIENLHKLKKLEYLNLAINNIERVENLEALEALNKLDLTLNFIGELTSVECLKDNYNLRELILTGNPCCDYPHYRDYVMATLPQLHRLDCEEIKMSQKLQAQRSLTAHRAVIVQKQADYCMQRDEQRVRVAEQRSQLESEMAQIDDEDRRLKKFWDTKSEHCPETRMDIAKYHKLGREKKTNTTELQKSVRRAVNLFAPCGRPYNLNQAKLPFNLQDECNEYILELGVYKYLDTSQLQVDVESNYVRVTVKGKIFQMAFSEELNITEASVKRSQITGYLLVNMPKLHAKEMLTLRPQVSDNKDVSARTQGKNSKMDLKGTVDIKTICSDEHADLPELID from the exons ATGGTAAAGA TCACAGAAGAATTGGTGCGCAAGAAATGCGAGCATAATGAATGTCTCATCAGCACGCTGGAAGAGCTCTCGCTGCATCAGGAAGACATTGAGCGTATCGAGCATTTGCAGAATTGGTGTCGCGACCTAAAGATTTTGCTGCTGCAGTCCAATCTCATTGGCAAAATAGAGAATCTGCATaaattgaagaaattagaatactTAAATTTGGCTATAAACAATATAGAACGTGTGGAGAATCTCGAGGCACTCGAAGCGCTCAACAAATTAGATTTAACATTGAATTTCATTGGCGAACTCACATCGGTGGAATGTTTGAAGGACAACTACAATCTGCGCGAGCTCATACTCACTGGCAATCCATGCTGTGACTATCCGCATTATAGAGATTACGTGATGGCCACGCTGCCGCAACTGCATCGTTTGGATTGTGAGGAGATCAAAATGTCGCAAAAGTTACAGGCTCAAAGGTCGCTCACGGCGCACCGTGCTGTTATTGTACAAAAACAAGCCGATTATTGCATGCAACGTGACGAGCAAAGGGTGCGTGTGGCCGAACAGAGATCGCAGCTGGAGAGCGAAATGGCGCAAATCGACGATGAAGATAGacgtttgaaaaaattttgggaCACCAAAAGTGAGCATTGCCCCGAGACACGCATGGACATAGCCAAATATCATAAATTGGGGCGTGAGAAGAAGACAAACACGACGGAGCTGCAGAAGTCAGTGCGACGTGCCGTAAATCTCTTTGCGCCCTGCGGCCGACCCTACAATCTAAATCAAGCGAAATTGCCATTCAATTTGCAGGACGAATGTAATGAGTACATACTGGAGCTCGGCGTTTACAA ATACTTGGATACATCACAGCTTCAAGTGGATGTCGAGTCGAATTATGTGCGCGTTACAGTGAAAgggaaaattttccaaatggcATTCTCGGAGGAGCTCAATATCACCGAGGCAAGCGTCAAGCGATCGCAGATAACGGGTTATTTGCTGGTAAACATGCCAAAGTTGCATGCTAAAGAGATGCTGACCTTGCGACCACAAGTATCAG aTAATAAGGACGTTAGTGCAAGGACACAAGGAAAGAATag CAAAATGGATTTAAAAGGAACTGTGGATATAAAAACGATATGCAGCGACGAACACGCGGATCTACCCGAGCTAATTGATTAA
- the LOC105208907 gene encoding DDB1- and CUL4-associated factor 7, which yields MSSTASKRKEIYKYLAPWPLYSMNWSVRPDKRFRLALGSFIEEYNNKVQIISLDEETSEFSAKSTFDHPYPTTKIMWIPDSKGIYPDLLATSGDYLRVWRAGEPVTRLECILNNNKNSDFCAPLTSFDWNEVDPNLVGTSSIDTTCTIWGLETGQPHGRVYVSGHVKTQLIAHDKEVYDIAFSRAGGGRDMFASVGADGSVRMFDLRHLEHSTIIYEDPTHTALLRLAWNKQDPNYLATVAMDSCEVIILDVRVPCTPVARLSNHRACVNGIAWAPHSSCHICTAGDDHQALIWDIQQMPRAIEDPILAYTAAEGEVNQIQWGATQPDWIAICYKKACEILRV from the exons ATGTCATCAACCGCCAGCAAAAGAAAAGAGATCTACAAGTACTTAGCGCCATGGCCGCTATATTCAATGAACTGGAGTGTGCGTCCCGACAAACGATTTCGTTTAGCATTAGGTAGTTTTATAGAGGAGTACAACAACAAGGTGCAAATTATCAGCCTCGATGAAGAAACCAGCGAATTCAGTGCTAAGAG CACTTTCGACCATCCTTACCCCACGACGAAAATTATGTGGATACCAGATTCTAAGGGAATCTATCCTGACTTACTAGCGACCAGCg GCGACTATTTGCGTGTATGGCGTGCTGGTGAACCCGTCACACGACTCGAATGTatattgaataacaacaaaaatagtgaTTTCTGCGCACCGCTGACATCTTTTGACTGGAATGAAGTAGACCCGAATTTAGTTGGTACCTCATCCATCGATACGACGTGCACAATCTGGGGCCTGGAAACAGGGCAGCCCCATGGACGAGTCTACGTATCCGGACATGTGAAAACACAGTTGATTGCGCACGACAAAGAGGTCTACGACATAGCCTTTTCCCGCGCCGGCGGCGGACGTGACATGTTCGCATCGGTGGGCGCCGATGGCTCTGTACGAATGTTCGATTTGCGACATTTAGAACATTCGACGATTATTTACGAG GATCCAACACATACGGCTTTACTGCGTTTAGCCTGGAATAAACAGGATCCAAATTATTTGGCCACAGTAGCGATGGATTCATGTGAGGTTATTATTTTAGATGTTCGTGTTCCTTGTACACCAGTTGCAAGACTGAGCAATCATAGAGCGTGCGTTAACGGTATTGCGTGGGCGCCGCACAG TTCCTGTCACATATGCACTGCCGGTGATGATCACCAAGCACTGATCTGGGATATTCAACAAATGCCGCGGGCAATTGAAGATCCGATATTAGCTTACACAGCCGCCGAAGGCGAAGTGAATCAAATACAATGGGGCGCGACACAGCCCGATTGGATAGCGATTTGCTATAAGAAAGCATGTGAAATACTGCGTGTCTAG